AGAATCCAATGTCCGTTCGGTTTCGATGCCCGCAATATCAAACCGCTCAATGTGTTTATTTTCATCTTTGAAAAGTGTACATCCTTTTGAACTCCGTGTTATAATTACGTTGTTCGTGTTTAATGCTGTTATTTGTTTAATTAAATACTCTTCGTCTGGCTTTTCATTTGCAAGTCCGGTTGTTTCTTCTTCGTTCATCTGAACTGTATGCAGCATAAACAACCATCGCCGCCAATCGGGTATTAACCGGCGATACCTTTTTCCGTCTTCATTTATACCAAGCGATAAGCTGTGGACATCCAAAAAAATCGGTATCTTTTCTTCTCGTACAGTGATTCTAATTTCATCTAAAGTTTCGAGTGTAATATCAAAGCCCGAAATCATATTTATCAAAATCATATTTGTATCAAGATACGGTTTTATTTTTTTAAAAGGAATTGGTTTAGCAATGTTTTTTGAACATTCGATGCGGTGATTATGATTCTGGTAGTAGAGATGAACCTGATTAGTTTGACTGTCGGTTTTAAAAATCCCGGATGTATCTACATTTTTATATGCGCTAAGTCGTTCGATCAACTGCGAATAATCTTTGCTTCCGATACCGAACACGGGAAAAATTTTCGTGTTTGAATCGGCAATGTTTGCGAGAGCGGCGAGCGAATAAAAAATTCCGCCGTAACCTTGCGATTGGCTACCGTCGGCGTGATGAATTACATCGAGGCAAATATGTCCGACTACAGTAATTAACATTTTTATACCTTTGCAGTGAATGGATATTTCATTGATTCGCAAACCCGCCAGATGCTTTGGCAGGAAAATTTATTTTCGTAAAGAGCTTCCCCAATTACAACCGAATCGACACCGTGTTTGACTAACTCTTGCATTTTCAGAAGGTCGTTCAGACCTCGGATACCACCTGAGGCAGTTACACGCATACCGGTTTCGATTGCGAATTCTTTAATAGCATCGAAATTCGGAGACGATGTTGTTCCGTCAGTGAAAATATTTCGGTACACAATACGTGTGAAACCGAGGAATTTAGCATGCTGTGCAGCATCAACAAGAGTGAAATCGGAATTTTTAACCCAGCCTTTAGTAACAACTTTGTTATTTTCCACCGACAGACCTATAACAACTTTGCTACCGCCGTACTTTTGCAAAATCTTTACAGCTTCTGTTGGTTTTTCGAGGAACAAAGTACCGATTAAAATTCTGTAAACACCGATATCGAAAGCGCGTTGAGCATCGACAAGACTCTGAATACCGCCACCCAACTCGATTGGGATATCAACGGTCTCGATAATTTTTTGAACCACACCAAGGTTTACAAAATGCCCGACATTTGCAGCATCGAAATCGGTAATGTGCAGCGACTTAGCATTTTCGCGGCGCCAAAGTTTAGCCATTTCGACTGGATCGTCCGAGCAAACTGAACCATCCTCGTATTTCACTTTGAAGAGGCATTTACCCGCTATAATTCGTATTGCTGGTATGATTAATAGCATAATTTGCATTTAAATTGCACAAAAATTTATTGAAATTCAAACTGATAAAGCATCAAAATCCGTTTCCGTCATAATTCCTTTTTCGATAACCAATTTTTTAACTGTTATATTTTTTTCCAAAGCTTCTTTGGCCAACTCGGCTGTCTTTAGATAACCAATATTAGGGCTGAGAAGAGTGGCTATACTTATACTTTGTTCAGCATAATTTTTACAACGCTCTTTATTTGCTTCGATACCTTTTACACACTTCTCCGAAAATACAGTAATTGCATTAGTAAGGATTTCTATAGATTGTAAAAGATTATAGTTGATCACGGGCATCATTACATTTAATTCGAGTTGCCCGGCTTGAGCCGCCAGCGAAATGGTTGTGTTGTTTCCAATTACTTGGAAGCAAACCATATTTAACATCTCGGCAATTGACGGATTAATTTTACCCGGCATTATTGATGAACCAGGTTGAACAGTAGGCAATTTTATTTCAGCTAATCCGGTCATTGGTCCGGAGCTTAAAAGTCTTAAATCATTAGCTATTCGTATTAAATCCAAAGATAAATTGGCATAGGCATTCGATAAATGAACAAAAGGGAACATACTCTGCATTGCCTCAAAACAATTATCTGCTTTTTTGAATTCCATACCAGTCAGCTTTTGCAGTTCTACTATAACTACATCTCGATAATCCTTCGGTGTGTTGATTCCGGTACCGACCGCAGTCCCACCTAGTCCTAACTCAAGAAAATATTTTTTCGAGTCGGTTATATTTTCTATGTGTTTCTTCAAAACGGAAGCATAGCCCGAAAATTCCTGACCCAAACTTATAGGGGTTGCATCCTGCAGATGAGTTCGACCTGACTTAATTACGCTTGCAAACTCAACCGATTTTTCATTAAACACAATCTGAAATTTTATTAATGCGGCAATAAACGTCTTAAGTTTTTCCAATGCGGCAACCCGCATTGCAGTCGGGTAAGTATCGTTTGTAGATTGACTCATATTCACGTGATCGTTTGGATTTATTAACGAGTAATTCCCTTTTTCTGCTCCAGTTAATTCGAGAGCGCGATTCGCAATCACTTCGTTCACATTCATGTTAAATGATGTACCCGCACCGGCTTGGTACACATCCACTACAAACTGATCGATAAATTTTCCCGACAAAATTTCATCACAAGCCAAGATAATCGCATCAGCAATCTTTTTATCGAGTACATTACATTTTTTGTTTGCAATAGCCGCTGCTTTTTTTATGAGCAGATACGACTCAATAAATACTTTATGCGCTTTGAGGTTACTAATAGGAAAATTTTCCAGCGCCCGCTGCGTTTGTATCCCATAGTAAGAATCTTTAGAAATATGTTTCTCTCCCAACGAATCCTTTTCTAACCGAAACGATTGCATCTTCAATCCTCCTTATGCAATGTAAATTCTGTTTGAGAAGCATTGCATGACGGACAAGTTTCCGGTAATCCTTTTTTGCGGGGAATACTATAACCGCAATTTGTGCATTCCCACAGAAGTTCCATATCGAATGATTGAAAATCTTCAACTTGTCCATTGTCTCTTTCTATCTGTTCATTCATAAATTATCTTATCAATTTTCTATATTAACATAGAGATAACTGTAATAAATTCCAAAATAAATTCTTTCGATTGCAAAAGTCAACATTTTTCACTAATTTTTTATAGAAATTAGTAAGCAACCATGCAAACACAACCTTTAGAAGAAATAGAAGAAATCGTCGAAACTCAGGCACCGGCAAAAGTAATCCTTTTTAATGACGATGTGCACTCTTTCGACGAGGTAATTTACCAGATCATCCGGGCGGTTCGCTGCGACTTCGAAAAAGCAAAAGCACTTACTAATCAAGTCCACAATTACGGAAAAGCGGTTGTGTACGGCGGCGAGTTGAACAAGTGCATCGAGGTCAGCAGCATACTCGAAGAAATTGAGTTGATGACACAGGTGGAGTATTAGGATGATGGAGTTATGGAGTATTGGATTGATGGATAAATGGAAAAGAGATGAAAGGATAAATTTATGAGTTTAAAAATTAAAGAAACACAAGTTTTATACGATGCAAAAGGGAAAAAAACACATGTTCTACTTTCGTACAAAAAATATCAAGAGTTTATTGAAATGTTCGAAGACATGGAAGACTTAGCTCTGATGAAAGAAGTGGAAAAGGAAAAATCAATTCCGTGGGAAGTAGTTAAGAAAAACTTAGATAAGAAGAAAAAATGAAATATTCGGTAATCGTTAAACCGAATGTGTCTAAAGATTTAGACCTACTGCCGAAGTATCTCTATTCGAACATCAAAAATGTTATAAATTCATTAGAAGAAGAATCCAGGCCTGCTGGCTGTAAAAAATTGATCGGTTCGAAAAACCGTTGGCGAATTCGAATAGGTAACTATCGAATACTGTATGAAATAAATGATGATTTAAAAATAGTTGAAATATTTAGGATTGCGCATAGAAAGGATGCATATAGATAGAGTGACAAAAACCTGTAATGAAATACGAAACGATTTTTTAAGGTTCTTTGAAGAGCATGGACATAAGATCGTTTCAAGCGCGCCGGTAATTCCGTACGACGACCCGACGCTCCTGTTCACGAACGCCGGCATGAACCAGTTCAAAGATATTTTTCTCGGAACGGGTAAACGCGATTACAACCGCGCGGCGGATTCTCAGAAGTGCATCCGCGTTAGCGGCAAGCACAACGACCTTGAAGAAGTGGGGCGCGATACTTACCACCACACTTTTTTTGAAATGCTTGGCAACTGGTCGTTCGGCGATTACTATAAGAAAGAAGCCATCGAGTGGGCGTGGGAGTTGATGACAACAGTTTGGGAATTAGACAAGACGCGTTTGTATGCAACAGTTTTTGAAACAGATACCGAAGCAGAAGAACTCTGGAAAAAAGTTACCGACATCAACCCGTCGCACGTTTTACGTTTTGGGAAGAAAGATAATTTTTGGGAGATGGGCGAGACTGGTCCGTGCGGTCCATGCTCTGAAATCCACATCGACCTGAGTGAAAACGGCGACTGCGGTCATCTCGTTAATGCAGGAGATGCTCGCGTGATGGAAATTTGGAATCTTGTTTTCATCCAATACAACAGAGACGATAAAGGCACACTCACTCCACTACCGGCAAAGCATGTCGATACCGGAATGGGGTTCGAAAGAATATGCGCCGTGTTGCAGGGAAAGAAATCAAACTACGACACTGATGTTTTTACACCGATTATTAAACACATATCAAACATCGTTGGCAAGCCGTATCAATCCAAATTAGATGACCCGCTCGATATAGCGATGCGAGTTATCGCCGACCACCTTCGGATGTTGTCGTTCTCAATCGCCGACGGAGGCATTCCTTCAAACGAAGGACGAGATTACGTCATGCGCCGGATTCTTCGCCGTGCTGCACGCTTCGGACGAAGTTTAGGAATGCATGAACCCTTCATTTTTAAAATTGTGGAAGCTGTTGTCCAATCTATGGGCAATCAATATCCTGAAATAAAAGAGCGACAAAACCACATCGAGCGTGTGATAAAAGGAGAAGAAGAAAGCTTTAACGCTACACTCGACCGTGGGCTTGAAATTTTTGAAACGGTTATTGAACGTATTGGTCATTCCAAAACTTTCCCAGGTGAAGACGCATTTAAACTTTATGACACTTACGGATTTCCGCTCGATCTTACAGAATTGATGGCGACTGAAAGAGGATTAAAAGTTGATGTTGTTCGGTTCGTGGAGTTGATGGAAGAACAACGAACACGGGCAAGAGATGCGATTAAGTCTTCTACACAAATTGCACAAATAGGAAGTGAATTTAACGATTCTATATTTATTGGCTACGAACAAAACGAAGCCGATGTTCTACTCGATAAAGTTGTAGATAATAAATATATTTCATTCAACAAAACCCCAATCTATATCGAATCTGGAGGACAGGTTGACGATACTGGTATTGTTGAAGGAGAGGGATTTAGAGCAAGGATTCTAAAATCCATTAAGCAGGATAAAAAATTAATACATGAAATTGAAGTGTTCGAAGGGAATATTACCGAAAACGTAGGTAAAATTGTCCATGTGAAAATAGACTACGACCGTCGCCAAAACATAATGCGTAA
This Bacteroidota bacterium DNA region includes the following protein-coding sequences:
- a CDS encoding carbohydrate kinase family protein, producing the protein MLITVVGHICLDVIHHADGSQSQGYGGIFYSLAALANIADSNTKIFPVFGIGSKDYSQLIERLSAYKNVDTSGIFKTDSQTNQVHLYYQNHNHRIECSKNIAKPIPFKKIKPYLDTNMILINMISGFDITLETLDEIRITVREEKIPIFLDVHSLSLGINEDGKRYRRLIPDWRRWLFMLHTVQMNEEETTGLANEKPDEEYLIKQITALNTNNVIITRSSKGCTLFKDENKHIERFDIAGIETERTLDSTGCGDVFAAAYCAKYIRAKDEKISTEYANEVAAMNATLKSSNEIDQLSKYKINENKK
- a CDS encoding 1-(5-phosphoribosyl)-5-[(5-phosphoribosylamino)methylideneamino] imidazole-4-carboxamide isomerase; the encoded protein is MQIMLLIIPAIRIIAGKCLFKVKYEDGSVCSDDPVEMAKLWRRENAKSLHITDFDAANVGHFVNLGVVQKIIETVDIPIELGGGIQSLVDAQRAFDIGVYRILIGTLFLEKPTEAVKILQKYGGSKVVIGLSVENNKVVTKGWVKNSDFTLVDAAQHAKFLGFTRIVYRNIFTDGTTSSPNFDAIKEFAIETGMRVTASGGIRGLNDLLKMQELVKHGVDSVVIGEALYENKFSCQSIWRVCESMKYPFTAKV
- a CDS encoding aspartate ammonia-lyase, coding for MQSFRLEKDSLGEKHISKDSYYGIQTQRALENFPISNLKAHKVFIESYLLIKKAAAIANKKCNVLDKKIADAIILACDEILSGKFIDQFVVDVYQAGAGTSFNMNVNEVIANRALELTGAEKGNYSLINPNDHVNMSQSTNDTYPTAMRVAALEKLKTFIAALIKFQIVFNEKSVEFASVIKSGRTHLQDATPISLGQEFSGYASVLKKHIENITDSKKYFLELGLGGTAVGTGINTPKDYRDVVIVELQKLTGMEFKKADNCFEAMQSMFPFVHLSNAYANLSLDLIRIANDLRLLSSGPMTGLAEIKLPTVQPGSSIMPGKINPSIAEMLNMVCFQVIGNNTTISLAAQAGQLELNVMMPVINYNLLQSIEILTNAITVFSEKCVKGIEANKERCKNYAEQSISIATLLSPNIGYLKTAELAKEALEKNITVKKLVIEKGIMTETDFDALSV
- a CDS encoding ATP-dependent Clp protease adaptor ClpS gives rise to the protein MQTQPLEEIEEIVETQAPAKVILFNDDVHSFDEVIYQIIRAVRCDFEKAKALTNQVHNYGKAVVYGGELNKCIEVSSILEEIELMTQVEY
- the alaS gene encoding alanine--tRNA ligase produces the protein MTKTCNEIRNDFLRFFEEHGHKIVSSAPVIPYDDPTLLFTNAGMNQFKDIFLGTGKRDYNRAADSQKCIRVSGKHNDLEEVGRDTYHHTFFEMLGNWSFGDYYKKEAIEWAWELMTTVWELDKTRLYATVFETDTEAEELWKKVTDINPSHVLRFGKKDNFWEMGETGPCGPCSEIHIDLSENGDCGHLVNAGDARVMEIWNLVFIQYNRDDKGTLTPLPAKHVDTGMGFERICAVLQGKKSNYDTDVFTPIIKHISNIVGKPYQSKLDDPLDIAMRVIADHLRMLSFSIADGGIPSNEGRDYVMRRILRRAARFGRSLGMHEPFIFKIVEAVVQSMGNQYPEIKERQNHIERVIKGEEESFNATLDRGLEIFETVIERIGHSKTFPGEDAFKLYDTYGFPLDLTELMATERGLKVDVVRFVELMEEQRTRARDAIKSSTQIAQIGSEFNDSIFIGYEQNEADVLLDKVVDNKYISFNKTPIYIESGGQVDDTGIVEGEGFRARILKSIKQDKKLIHEIEVFEGNITENVGKIVHVKIDYDRRQNIMRNHTATHLLHEALRRVLGSHVQQHGSLVAPDRLRFDFNHFERVTEEQIREIENIVNKKISEGISVEAKEMPIEEAKKIPGIKMFFGEKYGDVVRVIRMADDFSAELCGGTHVKNTADIGLFKITSESSIASGIRRIEGITGDGIKQYINDQLQKISEVDMHFTKLLEERETLEQELGQYKKVDPAKRQSLGAVKIQVENATTKTIVEIETLIQVRHQATEQLNKEISDIKKELSKHRVQEALSGIDALIAGGVAFDDFKIVSSKIEASSMDELKNIGDTLRAKLTSGVGVLGTVIDEKVALVCVVTDDLIKNKKLQAGIIVGEIAKIAGGSGGGRPHLATAGGKDVNKLDEALEKTVDIVKAMIA